One stretch of Candida orthopsilosis Co 90-125, chromosome 3 draft sequence DNA includes these proteins:
- a CDS encoding Yor1 protein (protein similar to S. cerevisiae Yor1p, which is a plasma membrane transporter of the ATP-binding cassette (ABC) family involved in resistance to aureobasidin A), which yields MSSPSALESNQLSTERQKRLLSFLMSKKVPPVPTQQERKPYPGSRANFIKQIFFWWLSPVMKTGYQRTLQPDDLFYLTDDIKVQKMADDFYRYMTHDIDRARQKHIAEKCAERNETPETTSVDPEEDLKDFQLNKFLTVWALAKTFKWQYTWACVCLALSNAGQTTLPLLSKKLIKYVELKAFGSEPGIGKGLGYSFGTTAMVFIIGVLINHFFYRSMITGAQAKAVLTKALLDKSFKLSAEAKHKYSVGKITSMLGTDLSRIDFALGFQPFIIVFPIPIAIAIAILVVNIGVASLVGVGILLVFMVGIAFSTGKLFAYRKKANTYTDSRVNYMKEALNNLKVIKFYSWEPPYHKNISDIRKKEMKIIYRMQVLRNIVTSFAMSLTLFASMTAFLVLYAISSGRRDPASIFSSLSLYNTLTQQVFLLPMALATGADAFMGISRVGDFMSQSEINPQENAIEAPPDVQEWMDKESLSIDIENASFEWEVFEDEEEKDGKASKKKKDSKKRKSEESVTLDIQDSESSSSKGLDGLSSTDVASEEDAHFEGLKNIDFKIKKGEFVVITGLIGTGKSSLLSAMSGFMKRISGTVNVNGSLLLCGYPWVQNSTVKENIIFGSEFDEEKYKRVIYACSLEADLELLPAGDRTEIGERGITLSGGQKARINLARAVYADKDIILLDDILSAVDARVGKHIMNSCLLDLLKDKTRVLATHQLSLIGSADRVIFLNGDGSIDIGKFEELKERNPGFGKLMAFNSESKDEENEENLEEYAEEELIEEDKRNIERQLTRRSTRTATTVGAFPDDDEDDDEEGRHHEYNLDDEADGKLIGDEERAVNAISKKIYARYFELGSGKFTPWVMLPLLLFFIVVATFSQIFTNTWLSFWTEYKFDRPNKFYIGIYIMFTFLSFILLTCEFIILVYITNTASVQMNVLAVRKVLHAPMSFMDTTPMGRILNRFTKDTDVLDNEIGDQLRFFLYVFANIIGVIILCIIYLPWFAIAVPFLGMLFVSIADYYQASAREIKRLEAVQRSLVYNNFNETLSGMATIKAYKVTERFIDKNNYLIDRMNEAYYITIANQRWLAIHMDFVATLFALLIALLCVNRVFDVSASAVGLILSYVLQIAGQLSMLIRTFTQVENEMNSAERLNSYATSLPVEAPYVITENAPPPDWPTQGSITFDHASLAYRPGLPLVLKDLNFTIKPIEKIGICGRTGAGKSSIMTALYRLSELDSGKIEIDGIDISKLGLKDLRSKLSIIPQDPVLFRGTIRTNLDPFNEHDDVRLWDALRRTGLIEESRLESVKKQTKASAKPTSSITEKSTEKAVTPDSLTLHKFHLDQAVEDEGSNFSLGERQLIAFARALVRDSKILILDEATSSVDYETDSKIQETIIREFRDCTILCIAHRLKTIINYDRILVLDKGEVKEFDTPWNLFNSKGTIFQQMCERSNVTEQDFSNSTKF from the coding sequence ATGTCATCGCCATCTGCATTAGAATCAAACCAACTACTGACGGAAAGGCAAAAGAGACTCTTGAGTTTTCTAATGTCCAAGAAGGTGCCGCCTGTACCTACACAACAAGAAAGGAAACCATATCCTGGGTCCAGAGCTAACTTTATCAAGcaaattttcttttggtgGTTGTCTCCAGTGATGAAAACTGGGTATCAAAGAACTTTACAACCAGAtgatttattttatttgaCTGATGACATAAAAGTACAAAAAATGGCAGATGATTTTTACAGATACATGACACATGATATTGATCGTGCTAGACAGAAACACATTGCTGAGAAATGTGCTGAGCGAAACGAAACTCCTGAAACGACATCTGTTGATCCTGAGGAAGATTTGAAggattttcaattgaataagtTTTTAACAGTATGGGCATTGGCCAAGACTTTCAAATGGCAATATACTTGGGCTTGTGTATGTTTAGCATTGAGTAATGCTGGTCAAACAACTTTACCATTATTGAGtaagaaattgattaaataTGTCGAGTTGAAGGCTTTTGGTTCAGAGCCAGGAATTGGAAAGGGTCTTGGCTATTCATTCGGAACAACAGCAATGGTATTCATTATTGGTGTGTTGATCAACCATTTTTTCTACCGTTCAATGATTACTGGTGCTCAAGCTAAAGCGGTATTGACGAAGGCGCTTTTGGATAAATCATTTAAACTTAGTGCTGAAGCCAAACACAAATATTCAGTGGGTAAGATCACTTCCATGTTGGGAACAGATTTATCGAGAATCGATTTTGCATTGGGTTTCCAACCATTTATTATTGTGTTTCCTATACCAATTGCCATTGCAATTGCCATTTTAGTGGTGAATATTGGCGTTGCATCCTTAGTCGGTGTGGGAATTTTGCTTGTGTTTATGGTTGGTATTGCTTTTTCAACAGGAAAGTTATTTGCCTATAGAAAGAAGGCTAATACGTATACCGATTCAAGAGTAAACTACATGAAGGAGGcattaaacaatttaaaaGTTATTAAATTTTACTCGTGGGAACCACCATATCACAAGAACATCTCAGACATTAGAAAGAAGGAAATGAAGATTATTTATCGTATGCAAGTTCTTCGAAATATTGTTACTTCATTTGCCATGTCTTTGACCTTGTTTGCATCAATGACAGCATTTTTGGTACTTTACGCTATTTCCAGTGGAAGAAGAGATCCAGCATCCATCTTTTCCTCACTTTCTCTTTATAATACTTTAACACAGCAAGTCTTTTTGCTACCAATGGCTTTGGCCACTGGTGCAGATGCGTTTATGGGTATCTCTCGTGTTGGTGATTTCATGTCACAGAGCGAAATCAATCCGCAGGAAAATGCCATTGAAGCTCCACCTGATGTTCAAGAATGGATGGATAAGGAATCCTTGTcgattgatattgaaaatgcttCATTTGAGTGGGAAGtgtttgaagatgaagaggagaAAGATGGCAAAGCCtccaagaagaaaaaggaTAGTAAAAAGAGGAAATCTGAGGAAAGTGTTACCTTGGATATACAGGACAGTGAgtcttcttcatctaaaGGTTTAGATGGCTTGTCATCCACTGACGTCGCGTCTGAAGAGGATGCCCACTTTGAAGGtttgaagaatattgatttcaagATCAAGAAAGGTGAGTTTGTCGTCATTACCGGTTTGATTGGTACAGGTAAGTCATCATTACTTTCGGCGATGTCTGGATTTATGAAACGTATTAGCGGAACTGTTAATGTAAATGGGTCGTTGTTACTCTGTGGATACCCATGGGTGCAAAACTCAACAGTTAAAGAAAACATCATTTTTGGATCAGAATTTGACGAGGAAAAATACAAGAGGGTTATCTATGCATGCTCTTTGGAAGCTGATTTGGAGTTGTTGCCAGCAGGTGATAGGactgaaattggtgaaCGAGGTATTACTTTATCCGGTGGTCAAAAGGCTAGAATTAATCTTGCTCGTGCTGTTTACGCCGATAAAGATATCATTCTCTTGGACGATATATTAAGTGCCGTTGACGCTCGTGTTGGTAAACATATCATGAACAGTTGtcttttggatttgttgaaagacAAGACTAGAGTTTTGGCAACTCATCAATTATCTTTGATTGGATCTGCTGATCGAGTGATTTTCTTAAATGGAGATGGGTCTATTGATATTGGaaagtttgaagaattgaaggAAAGAAACCCCGgatttggtaaattgaTGGCATTTAATAGTGAATCcaaagatgaagagaatGAAGAGAATTTGGAAGAGTAtgcagaagaagaattgattgaagaagataagCGTAATATTGAACGTCAATTAACACGTCGGTCTACACGAACTGCTACTACTGTGGGTGCCTTCCctgatgacgatgaagatgacgatgaagaaggtCGTCACCATGAATACAACTTGGATGACGAAGCAGATGGTAAATTAATTGGTGACGAGGAACGTGCTGTTAATGCCATCAGTAAAAAAATCTATGCCAGGTACTTTGAGTTAGGATCAGGTAAATTTACCCCATGGGTAATGCTTCCgcttttgcttttctttATAGTGGTTGCCACATTCAGTCAAATTTTCACAAACACGTGGTTATCCTTTTGGACAGAATACAAATTCGATAGACCAAACAAGTTCTACATTGGTATCTACATCATGTTTACGTTCTTGTCGTTTATTTTATTGACTTGTGAATTCATTATATTGGTTTACATCACCAATACTGCCTCAGTACAAATGAATGTTCTTGCTGTTCGCAAAGTTTTGCATGCTCCAATGTCATTTATGGATACTACTCCAATGGGACGTATTTTGAATCGTTTCACAAAAGATACTGATGTTTTGgataatgaaattggtgatcAATTGAGATTCTTTTTATATGTATTTGCAAATATTATTGGTGTCATCATCTTGTGTATTATCTATTTGCCATGGTTTGCTATTGCTGTTCCATTTTTGGGGATGTTGTTTGTTTCCATTGCTGATTACTATCAAGCATCTGCTCGTGAGATTAAACGTTTGGAAGCAGTACAAAGGTCTCTTGTTTATAATAACTTTAACGAAACTTTGAGTGGTATGGCAACAATTAAAGCATACAAGGTTACCGAAAGATTTATTGACAAGAATAACTACTTGATTGATCGAATGAATGAAGCATACTATATTACCATTGCAAATCAACGATGGTTAGCCATTCACATGGACTTTGTGGCTACATTATTTGCCTTGTTGATTGCTTTACTTTGTGTTAATCGTGTGTTTGATGTGAGTGCCAGTGCTGTTGGTTTAATTTTGTCATATGTCTTGCAAATTGCAGGTCAATTGTCCATGCTTATTAGAACTTTCACTCAAGTCGAAAACGAAATGAACTCCGCCGAAAGATTGAACTCATATGCAACAAGCTTACCAGTTGAAGCGCCATACGTTATTACTGAAAATGCCCCACCTCCAGACTGGCCCACACAAGGTAGTATTACATTTGATCATGCATCATTAGCATATAGACCCGGTTTGCCTTTGGTTTTAAAGGATTTGAACTTTACTATTAAAcctattgaaaaaattggtaTTTGCGGTAGAACTGGTGCTggtaaatcatcaataatgaCAGCATTGTACAGATTATCTGAGTTGGATTCAGGAAAGATTGAAATCGATGGAATTGATATATCTAAGTTAggattgaaagatttgagGTCAAAGTTGTCAATCATTCCACAAGATCCAGTTTTGTTTAGAGGTACAATTAGAACCAACTTGGATCCATTTAATGAACATGATGATGTTCGATTATGGGATGCATTGAGAAGAACAGGATTAATTGAAGAATCAAGATTGGAATCAGTTaagaaacaaacaaaagcCAGTGCCAAACCAACTTCGTCCATCACCGAAAAATCAACAGAAAAAGCAGTTACTCCCGATTCATTGACATTGCATAAATTCCATTTAGACCAGgcagttgaagatgaaggtTCCAACTTTTCACTTGGTGAAAGGCAATTAATTGCTTTTGCCCGTGCTTTGGTTCGTGATTCTAAAATCCTCATATTAGATGAAGCTACGTCATCAGTTGATTATGAAACCGATTCCAAAATCCAAGAAACAATTATTCGTGAGTTTAGAGATTGTACCATTTTATGTATTGCTCATCGTTTGAAAACGATTATCAATTATGATCGAATCTTGGTATTGGATAAGGGTGAagttaaagaatttgacACGCCCTGGAATTTGTTTAATTCAAAGGGAACTATATTCCAACAAATGTGTGAGCGGTCAAATGTTACTGAAcaagatttttcaaattcaacaaagttttga
- a CDS encoding monooxygenase — MTTKRQKKERKPIIVNAFDMATPGLQSPGQWKHPKDKSRDYNTIEYWVNLAKLLEKGKFNALFIADVLGPYDVYNGPRNLTAAAKSGAQWPINEPSAVVPAMAAVTKNLSFAVTASTISEAPYHFARRLATLDRLTKGRVGWNIVSSYLDTASRNLLNGEPLPPHDERYEKAEEYLEVIYQLFLSSWADDAVRLDLQKGVFSDPERIREINYEGKHYKVPGPFICEPNPYQRLPVILQAGASTKGMEYAAKNAEAVFINGNTPEGLKSKIDKLNALIKKHGRNPDDVKKVQLVTVIVAPTYEGAVEKFNDYKKYADVEGAQALFGGWTGVDLGKYDWDQELDQVESNAVRSFAEMMIKPFPGDPPELKKTRGYIANKLSIGGSGVLFIGSPSDVADEIENWVDVAGVDGFNFTYAITPGSFEDIVELLIPELQRRGLVWNDYPKEGLTFRENLYGIDREDPTFLKPDHPAYNLRWKEGESREEFEAKLKRTWKENFSKEG; from the coding sequence atgaCGACCAAGAGACAAAAGAAAGAGCGGAAGCCCATCATTGTCAATGCATTCGACATGGCAACCCCAGGTTTGCAATCGCCGGGGCAGTGGAAACATCCAAAGGACAAATCAAGAGATTACAACACGATCGAATACTGGGTGAATCTTGCTAAGCTATTGGAAAAAGGAAAGTTTAATGCTTTGTTTATTGCTGATGTGTTGGGACCATACGATGTCTACAACGGACCAAGAAACCTCACGGCAGCTGCTAAATCAGGAGCTCAATGGCCAATCAACGAGCCTAGTGCGGTAGTTCCGGCAATGGCTGCAGTGACCAAGAATCTATCATTTGCTGTTACTGCAAGCACCATTAGTGAAGCACCTTATCATTTTGCTAGAAGACTAGCCACGTTGGACCGATTGACGAAGGGACGTGTTGGATGGAATATTGTTTCGTCGTACTTGGACACTGCAAGTagaaatttgttgaatggtGAGCCATTGCCACCACATGACGAAAGATATGAAAAGGCCGAAGAATACTTGGAGGTGATTTACCAACTCTTTTTGTCCTCTTGGGCCGATGATGCTGTGAGGTTAGATTTACAGAAAGGTGTGTTCTCCGATCCCGAAAGAATCAGAGAAATAAACTACGAAGGAAAACATTACAAAGTACCTGGTCCATTCATTTGTGAGCCCAATCCTTATCAAAGGTTACCGGTTATATTACAAGCCGGTGCTAGTACCAAGGGTATGGAGTATGCCGCAAAGAATGCAGAGGCAGTATTCATTAATGGTAACACTCCCGAAGgattgaaatcaaagattGACAAGCTCAACGCTTTAATTAAAAAACACGGGAGAAACCCTGACGATGTAAAGAAAGTTCAGTTGGTTACTGTAATCGTTGCGCCTACGTATGAAGGAGCagttgaaaagtttaatgaCTATAAGAAATACGCCGATGTTGAAGGTGCCCAAGCACTTTTTGGAGGTTGGACCGGAGTCGACCTTGGAAAGTATGACTGGGACCAAGAGTTGGATCAAGTGGAAAGTAATGCTGTCCGTAGTTTTGCTGAAATGATGATTAAACCGTTCCCGGGAGACCCTCCGGAGCTCAAAAAAACCAGAGGATACATTGCAAATAAGCTTTCCATTGGAGGATCAGGTGTCTTGTTCATTGGATCTCCATCTGACGTTGCCGACGAAATTGAGAACTGGGTTGATGTTGCCGGTGTTGATGGATTCAATTTCACTTATGCCATTACACCTGGCTCATTTGAAGATATCGttgagttgttgattcCAGAGTTGCAAAGACGGGGATTGGTTTGGAATGATTATCCGAAGGAAGGATTAACGTTTAGGGAGAACTTGTATGGAATTGATAGAGAAGACCCTACGTTTTTGAAACCGGACCATCCTGCTTATAATTTGAGATGGAAGGAAGGAGAGAGTCGGGAGGAGTTCGAAGCTAAGTTGAAGAGGACTTGGAAGGAGAACTTTAGTAAGGAAGGATAA